The Vicia villosa cultivar HV-30 ecotype Madison, WI linkage group LG1, Vvil1.0, whole genome shotgun sequence genome includes a region encoding these proteins:
- the LOC131656419 gene encoding uncharacterized protein LOC131656419 produces MAGNDSSLEGKWHNVRKKHFRSWVPTWDVFTKGKAKQGAKLESIFVSHFPVRCEAKDLFQVFGCIGEIVEVAISPRRNKAGKRFGFARFAEVSDARLLAVKVDNVMFDGVKIHANVPRFSRNSAGVLPRGKWRNEEDHLHNQGGQGHLRQGFSRGFVHPTRDYRSFAAVVAEESAGVGKAANTKTLLAFSSKAEDRDRLSKSLVGTLRIPGSGRGIEQRIERSGFFAIKAIPLGATKCLLEEREEGALGDFIKEGKEWWQDWFSDVSVWKEDSFDHFRTVWIRIWGVPVVAWNSEFFQSLAKEWGTLVCVDEATANRSSMEMARLQVLVKVGVVFPELVEVSIDNRVTILAVQLESFLSLKSSGNHSNISNISASSDSISSDGLWSEEFVDVEEESVDSIETFSTVLREVEPVLVRKTVAVVGGIDGSEEVSGAGDSGGSFVPNSAGKSPIGCFDEAVRSVDQSAKGVIGISDLPQAEAEALKGADLSKESGEAETPGPPTGGVAAVRKSFTGAGIVSKNFVTCPKSVKFKKLLELGAGSCMKKRKNVKNRESKKSAGACSKKNRGGVSLVSEDFSQVGAESNQDEAEGICYENLAEGDLIGKNNSKQWDLVSKGMEGNLKVAFEDLGLSNLKDRFCITKRRGILDLDENLVNDSRKEFSTPF; encoded by the coding sequence ATGGCTGGTAACGATTCTTCATTGGAGGGGAAATGGCACAACGTAAGGAAGAAACATTTTAGATCTTGGGTTCCTACTTGGGACGTATTCACAAAGGGAAAGGCGAAGCAAGGAGCTAAACTGGAATCGATTTTTGTGTCTCATTTTCCTGTTAGATGTGAGGCAAAGGATCTGTTTCAGGTGTTTGGATGCATTGGGGAGATTGTAGAGGTGGCTATTTCACCTAGGAGGAACAAGGCAGGCAAAAGGTTTGGTTTCGCTAGGTTTGCAGAAGTTTCGGATGCGCGTTTGTTGGCGGTGAAAGTCGACAATGTGATGTTCGACGGGGTCAAGATTCATGCTAATGTGCCGAGGTTTTCGAGGAACAGTGCCGGGGTTTTACCGCGAGGCAAGTGGAGGAATGAGGAGGATCATTTGCATAACCAGGGAGGTCAGGGTCATCTGAGACAGGGGTTCTCAAGGGGGTTTGTTCATCCGACCAGGGACTATCGCTCGTTCGCGGCCGTTGTGGCAGAGGAGAGTGCCGGTGTGGGCAAGGCGGCGAATACGAAAACTCTTTTAGCTTTCTCCTCTAAAGCTGAAGACAGAGATAGGCTGTCAAAGTCTTTGGTGGGGACGTTGCGAATTCCGGGTTCAGGCAGGGGGATTGAACAGAGGATTGAAAGATCTGGGTTTTTTGCTATAAAAGCTATTCCGCTTGGGGCTACAAAATGCTTGTTGGAAGAGAGGGAGGAGGGAGCTTTGGGGGATTTTATAAAGGAGGGTAAGGAATGGTGGCAGGATTGGTTTTCTGATGTGTCTGTTTGGAAGGAAGATAGTTTCGACCATTTCAGAACGGTGTGGATTCGGATATGGGGTGTTCCGGTGGTGGCTTGGAATTCTGAATTTTTTCAATCTCTGGCCAAAGAATGGGGCACGCTGGTTTGTGTGGACGAAGCAACTGCGAACCGTTCTTCTATGGAGATGGCAAGGTTACAAGTGTTGGTGAAAGTTGGCGTGGTTTTTCCGGAGCTTGTGGAAGTTTCAATTGATAACAGAGTGACTATCCTGGCAGTCCAATTGGAATCATTTTTATCCCTCAAAAGTTCAGGTAATCACAGCAATATATCTAATATTTCCGCTTCTTCGGACTCTATTAGTTCCGATGGCTTGTGGTCGGAAGAGTTTGTAGATGTGGAGGAGGAGTCAGTTGATAGCATAGAAACTTTCTCAACTGTGTTGAGGGAGGTTGAACCGGTTTTGGTCAGGAAAACTGTCGCGGTTGTGGGAGGGATTGATGGGTCGGAAGAGGTTTCGGGGGCAGGAGATTCTGGGGGCTCTTTTGTTCCAAACTCTGCAGGAAAGTCTCCGATAGGTTGTTTTGATGAAGCCGTGAGATCTGTCGATCAATCGGCAAAGGGTGTCATAGGCATTTCTGATTTACCTCAGGCTGAGGCAGAGGCACTTAAAGGGGCGGATTTGAGTAAGGAGTCTGGCGAGGCGGAAACACCAGGGCCTCCTACCGGTGGGGTGGCAGCTGTTAGAAAGTCTTTTACAGGGGCTGgtatagtttcaaagaactttgtGACCTGTCCCAAAAGTGTGAAATTTAAAAAACTTTTGGAGTTAGGGGCTGGCAGTTgcatgaagaaaagaaagaatgtTAAAAATAGGGAGTCCAAGAAATCGGCTGGGGCCTGTTCTAAGAAGAATAGGGGAGGGGTTTCTTTGGTGTCGGAAGATTTTTCTCAAGTTGGGGCGGAATCTAATCAAGATGAAGCCGAGGGGATTTGTTACGAAAACCTAGCGGAGGGTGATTTGATTGGAAAAAACAATTCTAAACAATGGGATTTGGTTAGTAAAGGAATGGAGGGCAATTTGAAGGTGGCATTCGAAGACTTGGGGTTGAGTAATCTGAAAGACCGTTTTTGCATCACCAAGAGGAGAGGGATATTGGATCTTGATGAAAACTTAGTTAATGATTCAAGGAAGGAGTTTTCTACACCGTTTTAA
- the LOC131644398 gene encoding uncharacterized protein LOC131644398 has product MFLFLYYLFVLFCITAMATNPPNSSTQPSSSDVPSVASSAAAKIHQPVGDIGWKFNHLKDLNNRRRVTCNFCNETSTGGISRAKQHQLGIKGNVKACTQTPEDVKLILQEHEDKKLAAKKSISGEVHEDDDEASRLLEISRIRSGKRPAEEGSMPTAKKNTKGPLDVIYYRKPEENLKKGKQTSLNDACDKKARASCCQYIARFFYRNGIAFNVAKSKSFKLMVEAIGMYGAHLKPPSYHELRVPLLQDELRLTHEMLSTNKKEQEKYGCSIMSDGWTDTRGRTLINFLVNSPAGTMFVKSVDASADMKTGQKLFQLLDSFVEEIGESNVVQLVTDNGSNYVLAGRHIQVSRPKIFWTPCAAHCLDLMLEDIGKIPKVKKVIQKGMTLVGFIYNHSLVLNLMREKLESELVRSGVTRFATNFLTLHRLHILKAKIRTMFTSEEWLNLNASKEVKGKKAAAIVLQVSFWEDIVYTLKAMGPLVKVLRLVDNEKRPAMGSIYHAMLEAKEFIQRNFNNNENKYKDIIDIVDRRWSIQLHHPLHAAGYYLNPKYFYTNPMIENDATLLDGLYACINKLSANAKVVDAIHGDLAKYKMGVDHFGLTEAVRQRDTISPAEWWKRYGAKTPDLQLLAIKILSLTCSSSGCERNWSAFEHIHSKKRNRLEHQMLQDLVFIKYNQTLKERFDSDDMIDPVVMEDDIDTTNLWLLGGEDEVQPDDDMVFDGDDLSWLDVEIASGAVEPIISTRSQAALQKKATTAAPSSSRSKGKAKEVVVVDDEFGDQDYLGEGEEDEEDEENEEDGGSDDEDMEFNDS; this is encoded by the exons ATGTTCCTCTTCCTCTATTATTTATTTGTTCTGTTCTGCATAACAGCTATGGCAACTAATCCTCCAAATAGTTCTACTCAACCATCATCATCCGATGTTCCATCTGTGGCTTCTTCGGCTGCTGCTAAGATACACCAACCAGTCGGTGATATAGGCTGGAAATTCAATCACTTGAAAGACTTGAATAATAGGAGGAGGGTTACTTGTAATTTTTGTAACGAAACGTCGACCGGAGGAATTTCAAGAGCTAAGCAACATCAATTAGGAATAAAAGGAAATGTGAAGGCTTGCACTCAAACACCGGAAGACGTTAAGCTGATTTTACAAGAGCATGAAGATAAGAAATTGGCTGCCAAAAAATCTATTTCAGGTGAAGtccatgaagatgatgatgaggctTCACGGCTGTTAGAGATATCTAGGATCCGAAGTGGGAAAAGGCCGGCTGAAGAAGGGAGTATGCCAACTGCCAAGAAGAATACAAAAGGGCCGTTGGATGTAATTTACTATAGGAAACCGGAGGAAAATTTGAAAAAAGGAAAGCAAACAAGCTTGAATGATGCTTGTGATAAGAAGGCAAGAGCGAGTTGTTGTCAATACATAGCCCGTTTCTTTTATCGGAATGGAATTGCTTTCAATGTTGCAAAATCAAAGAGTTTCAAATTGATGGTTGAAGCAATTGGTATGTATGGTGCACATTTGAAGCCTCCAAGCTACCATGAGTTGCGAGTTCCTTTGCTTCAAGATGAGTTGAGACTTACACATGAGATGTTGAGTACTAATAAGAAAGAACAAGAAAAGTATGGTTGTTCCATAATGTCTGATGGTTGGACCGATACAAGGGGAAGAACATTGATAAACTTTTTGGTTAATTCTCCTGCAGGAACAATGTTTGTTAAAAGTGTTGATGCTTCTGCCGACATGAAAACTGGACAAAAGTTGTTTCAACTTTTGGATAGCTTTGTTGAAGAGATTGGTGAAAGTAATGTTGTGCAGTTAGTTACTGATAATGGAAGCAATTATGTCTTGGCTGGTAGACATATTCAAGTATCAagaccaaaaatattttggacTCCATGTGCTGCTCATTGTCTAGACTTGATGCTAGAAGACATCGGAAAAATTCCTAAAGTCAAGAAGGTTATACAAAAAGGAATGACACTCGTGGGCTTCATTTACAACCATTCTTTGGTTTTAAATTTAATGAGGGAGAAGTTAGAAAGTGAGTTGGTTAGAAGTGGAGTCACAAGGTTTGCCACAAACTTTCTTACTTTGCACAGATTGCACATTCTAAAGGCAAAAATTAGAACCATGTTCACTTCTGAAGAATGGTTGAACTTGAATGCAAGTAAGGAGGTGAAAGGAAAGAAGGCGGCTGCTATTGTACTTCAAGTATCATTTTGGGAGGATATTGTGTACACTCTTAAAGCTATGGGACCTCTTGTAAAAGTGCTTAGGCTTGTTGATAATGAAAAAAGGCCGGCAATGGGTAGCATCTATCATGCAATGTTGGAAGCCAAAGAGTTtattcaaagaaacttcaacaaCAATGAAAACAAGTACAAAGACATCATTGATATTGTTGATAGAAGATGGAGTATACAACTTCATCATCCGTTACACGCAGCTGGGTATTATCTTAATCCGAAGTACTTTTATACCAATCCAATGATTGAGAATGACGCTACGTTGTTGGATGGCCTTTATGCATGCATTAACAAGCTTTCTGCAAATGCTAAAGTTGTTGATGCCATCCATGGAGACTTGGCGAAATATAAGATGGGTGTGGACCACTTTGGATTGACAGAAGCGGTAAGGCAAAGAGACACTATATCTCCTG CTGAGTGGTGGAAGAGGTATGGAGCAAAAACACCAGATTTGCAGCTCCTTGCAATCAAAATATTGAGTTTGACTTGTAGCTCATCGGGTTGTGAGCGGAATTGGAGTGCTTTTGAGCAT atTCATTCCAAGAAAAGAAATAGACTTGAAcatcaaatgttgcaagacttaGTTTTTATCAAGTATAACCAAACTTTGAAGGAGCGCTTTGATAGTGATGATATGATTGATCCTGTGGTTATGGAGGATGATATTGATACAACTAACCTATGGTTGTTGGGAGGTGAAGATGAGGTTCAACCTGATGATGATATGGTGTTTGATGGTGATGATTTGTCTTGGCTAGATGTTGAAATTGCAAGTGGTGCTGTTGAGCCAATAATCAGCACTAGAAGTCAAGCAGCATTGCAGAAAAAGGCAACTACAGCTGCACCTTCTTCCTCTAGATCTAAGGGAAAAGCAAAGGAAGTGGTAGTAGTAGATGATGAATTTGGTGATCAAGACTATCTTGGAGAaggtgaagaggatgaagaggatgaagaaaatgaagaggatggtggaagtgatgatgaAGACATGGAATTTAATGAttcttga
- the LOC131644400 gene encoding F-box protein At2g27310-like, producing the protein MSIAPIDSIASLNSDLFYDILRRLDGSTLASLACTCEAFCSISKEESLWENVCASVWPSTNREDVKSLISFIGGFRKFYADCFPLIINKEVGEYHWNNYLEYLDDWTEAEYYGDTNEFESITPSDFISIVDIRFKGKPICSKVLSGIPNANDNAGWFYNCPFRIDLLTYADRDDNNDGEEEVTISVTDGLPPITSMERERKDGKLWHELRDGLLLSWILVNKKIKQAANLASWSPLDGQRHWPTEKDFVIRFGSVLPAKDILPSQVVQCILVMKFRVVHIEEEGFETSLKLTELSMQLEDMEGSHVNGKNSLHILKEALSCRRSKNYSEAIESCHMYSKVQNELKEEKMRSESRLDTFCIVTGIAAFMTFWYYVL; encoded by the coding sequence ATGTCAATTGCACCAATTGATAGCATAGCTTCATTGAATAGTGATCTCTTCTATGACATATTACGACGACTTGATGGCTCCACATTAGCTAGTTTAGCTTGTACTTGTGAAGCTTTTTGTTCCATCTCAAAAGAAGAGAGTTTATGGGAAAACGTATGTGCATCTGTGTGGCCTTCAACCAATAGGGAGGATGTCAAAAGTTTAATCTCCTTTATCGGCGGTTTCAGAAAATTCTACGCCGATTGTTTTCCTCTTATCATAAACAAGGAGGTCGGAGAGTATCACTGGAACAACTACCTTGAGTATCTTGATGATTGGACCGAAGCCGAATACTACGGGGATACAAATGAATTCGAAAGCATCACACCATCGGATTTCATTTCCATTGTAGACATTAGGTTTAAGGGAAAACCAATCTGCTCCAAAGTTCTATCCGGAATTCCAAATGCGAACGATAACGCTGGTTGGTTCTACAACTGTCCTTTTCGTATCGATCTCCTCACGTACGCTGATAGAGATGACAACAATGACGGGGAGGAGGAGGTGACTATTTCCGTAACCGACGGTCTTCCACCAATTACATCAATGGAAAGAGAAAGGAAAGACGGGAAACTATGGCACGAGCTTCGTGACGGTCTCCTTCTTAGTTGGATATTAGTAAACAAGAAAATAAAGCAAGCTGCTAATCTTGCTAGCTGGAGTCCTCTAGACGGTCAAAGACATTGGCCGACGGAGAAAGACTTTGTCATCCGATTCGGATCGGTTCTGCCCGCGAAGGACATTCTACCTTCGCAAGTAGTGCAATGTATCCTTGTTATGAAGTTTAGAGTGGTTCACATTGAAGAAGAAGGGTTTGAAACTAGTCTTAAGTTAACAGAACTTAGCATGCAGTTAGAAGACATGGAAGGCTCCCATGTTAATGGAAAAAACAGTTTGCATATTCTTAAGGAAGCACTTAGTTGCAGAAGGAGCAAGAATTATAGTGAAGCTATTGAATCCTGTCATATGTATTCAAAAGTGCAAAATGAGTTGAAAGAGGAGAAGATGAGAAGTGAAAGTAGGTTGGATACATTTTGTATTGTAACTGGGATTGCTGCTTTTATGACATTCTGGTACTATGTTTTGTGA
- the LOC131644399 gene encoding small nuclear ribonucleoprotein SmD1a isoform X1 yields MKLVRFLMKLNNETVSIELKNGTIVHGTITGVDISMNTHLKTVKLTLKGKNPVTLDHLSVRGNNIRYYILPDSLNLETLLVEEAPRVKPKKPTAGKPLGRGRGRGRGRGRGRGR; encoded by the exons ATGAAGCTCGTCAG GTTTCTGATGAAATTGAACAACGAAACCGTGTCAATCGAGCTCAAGAACGGCACAATTGTTCATGGCACCATCACAG GTGTTGATATTAGTATGAACACGCATTTGAAAACAGTTAAACTAACACTGAAGGGGAAAAACCCAGTGACTCTGGATCACCTCAGTGTGAGGGGTAACAACATTCGTTATTATATCCTTCCCGACAGCTTGAATCTTGAGACTTTGCTGGTTGAAGAGGCACCTAGGGTCAAGCCAAAGAAGCCAACTGCTG GGAAGCCTTTGGGGCGTGGACGCGGTCGAGGGCGTGGACGCGGTCGTGGCCGTGGTCGTTAA
- the LOC131644399 gene encoding small nuclear ribonucleoprotein SmD1a isoform X2, which yields MPGFSFTLLGVDISMNTHLKTVKLTLKGKNPVTLDHLSVRGNNIRYYILPDSLNLETLLVEEAPRVKPKKPTAGKPLGRGRGRGRGRGRGRGR from the exons ATGCCTGGGTTTAGTTTTACTTTGTTAG GTGTTGATATTAGTATGAACACGCATTTGAAAACAGTTAAACTAACACTGAAGGGGAAAAACCCAGTGACTCTGGATCACCTCAGTGTGAGGGGTAACAACATTCGTTATTATATCCTTCCCGACAGCTTGAATCTTGAGACTTTGCTGGTTGAAGAGGCACCTAGGGTCAAGCCAAAGAAGCCAACTGCTG GGAAGCCTTTGGGGCGTGGACGCGGTCGAGGGCGTGGACGCGGTCGTGGCCGTGGTCGTTAA